GCCGTCCTTCAATGCGACCACGATCTGGTCAGCACCGCTGGTCACATGGTTGTTGGTCAGCAGATAACCTTCCGGGCTCATGATCACGCCGGAGCCGAGGCTCGATTCCATGCGCTTCTGCTTGGGCGCATTGTCGCCGAAGAAGCGGCGGAACTGCGGGTCTTCGAACAGCGGATGGTTCGGCTTGTTGATGACCTTGGTGGTGTACAGGTTCACCACCGACGGCGCGGCGATGGTGACCGCATCGGCATACGACACCGGACCTTGCTGCATCGTGGTGGTTTGCGGGGCTTGCTGCAGGTTGACGTCGAGGCTCGGAAGCCCGACCCACTGCGGGTAACGCTGGATGATCAACAGAGCGATAAGCACGCCGGCCAACAGCGGCCAGCCGGAAAAACGCAGCGCTTTGAGCATTAAGCACGTCCTGGAAGGTTGCAGGTGGTATGAGACCGCCCATAATGTCGCGCATTATACGAGGCCGCGCGCGCCTCTGAACGGGATATTTAGGAGTCTTTTATGGCCGTCGCCCTGAGCACCCTGGTCGAAGAAGCCGACCGTTATCTGAACAGTGCAAGGATTGCCGATTATTGCCCCAATGGGTTACAGGTTGAGGGGCGGCCGCAGGTGATGCGCATCGTCAGTGGCGTCACCGCCAGTCAGGCGTTGCTGGACGCGGCGGTCGAAGCCCAGGCCGATCTGGTGCTGGTGCACCACGGTTATTTCTGGAAGGGCGAGAATCCGTGCATCACCGGCATGAAGCAGCGTAGGTTGAAAACCCTGCTCAAGCACGATATCAGCCTGTTGTCCTACCATCTGCCACTGGACCTGCATCCGGACGTCGGCAACAACGTGCAGCTCGCGCGTCAGCTGGACATCACCGTCGAAGGTCCGCTCGATCCGGACAACCTTAAAATTGTCGGGCTG
This DNA window, taken from Pseudomonas fluorescens NCIMB 11764, encodes the following:
- a CDS encoding Nif3-like dinuclear metal center hexameric protein → MAVALSTLVEEADRYLNSARIADYCPNGLQVEGRPQVMRIVSGVTASQALLDAAVEAQADLVLVHHGYFWKGENPCITGMKQRRLKTLLKHDISLLSYHLPLDLHPDVGNNVQLARQLDITVEGPLDPDNLKIVGLVGSLNEPVTPRDFARRVQEVMGREPLLIEGSEMIRRVGWCTGGGQGYIDQAVLAGVDLYLSGEASEQTFHSARENDISFIAAGHHATERYGVQALGDYLARRFALEHIFIDCPNPI